The Naumovozyma dairenensis CBS 421 chromosome 2, complete genome genome segment TTAAATCTAGTATTTTATAGTGGTGTAAGCTTTCTTTTGGTAATTTTTTCTGAAGTAAATTTCGGACAACTATtctattgaaaaacaaaattaatTACGACCATGAATATCAAAAAGTTTGGCTTTCAAACTAATATTTAATAGAGCAAGAAAGATTTGTTAAGATCCGTTATTGTTGAATATGTCTATACTACTTATAAAATAGATGCGTGGTGctatataaaaatttttgaatgtACATACAAAATTTTAGTcgtttttaattttctatAAACTGGATAATTTTTTGGACAGTTTCAGTCTTGTCCCATAAATAACGATCTTCCCAGACGAGCTCAATTACTTCcgaatatatattttccaagTATGAAACAGCATGATGTTTAGTTTTTTTCTGTAATGAATCAACAATACTCTCTAATAAACGTTCATCGACAATGACATTATCTGGGTGCTTGACAATGGTTTCCTTCAATGGTTCTTCGGAAGTTTCAGTTCTTCGCTGAAGAGGATCCTTGTCAAGATCTATTTTACTTGCCACACTATTTTCTACATTATCCTCTGATAAATCTTCTGAAGTCTTTACTAATCGTTCTGCGGTAGGAATGACCTCCGTCTCCTTTTCATCCTTTGCAAGAGTACGTTGGCTTGGAATATTGTCAATCATCGTACTAGCATCTTTGATGGCGTCTGGTACCATTCCACTTTCTTGGGTTGCAACACTGTCCTTTTCCTCCGGATTAAGttcatcaattttattagaatgaggtttcttttcttggaTTTGTAGTTGCAATTGAGTGCCTGCCGCAACACCTAACTCTACTATTTCTGCCTTATCGGCAGGATGAGGTATATCTTCGTCAGTAGCTTGGGCAGCATTAGTATCTTGAAGATTCTGCTCAGCTAGCTTCTCCTTTTCTAATCTAAGAAGTTCATCTTTTTGAGACAACTCTTTCCTTTCCAAATCTCTTAATTTAGTTGCCTTACATTCAGCAATAAAATCAGGAGTCGATATATCTTCGATACCCATTTGAGCATTAGCAAACATTTCAGAAgctttaataattctttcacGATCACCCATTGTATTAGCATCACGATATATCAGTTCGATATCTTTTAAGTATTGTTTAGGTTCTGAATAATAACCATTCCataatctttcttcaacaatATCTAAGTCCATGTTGAAAAACCTTCTACCTGTGGCAACTTCAAGAATCATGTCATTATCCTTAACATATGCAGGTTGCCAGTTGGGATCATCTATCGGTTGAGGTTCaaacaaatgaattaaaagCGCATCATCTATTGGTGGCTTCCTGAATCTCTTATATCTATTTTTAAATAGGTCCATTAAGCCTgacaattttattttcaatatattctttaatttcatatCTTGATGTTGGAATGAtctcaatttttttcttagGATATCATTTTTAGATAAAGGATTACCGTTGCTGTCTAAATTTTCAGGTGATACTTGGCTTTCAACTGTTGGAAGTTTAGCTAATGGTTTCGCCcttttttgtaattgatGGAAAGACGttggttttgtttttaACAGTGATGCGATGGTATTGAAGTATTCTGTCCTTTGTTTTGTAGATGgttctttcaaataaaaaatgtttcttGAAAGGGAAAGTTGAGACAATGGTTCTGATGCAATCTGATCACTAGATATATCTTCACCAATTGCTAAAAGTAAGATTTTTTCGGAACCTTGTAAAGATCTTAACAGACTGGATAGAGTTGAAATAATTGAAGGGGGAACGGTTCTAAGCCATATATCAATGTTCGGTATTAGTATGACGGAGGGTTGTCTCTTTCTTGCTTCGATAAAACTTTGAACTACAGTGGCTTCCATAgattttgttgtttcaGAGAATAAAGATGCTAAGTCAAGTTTTTGAACATTGTATTTATCcaaataattcaagatGGCCGCACTAATATATTGCTGCCCATTGCCACTTGGTCCAGTAATAATTAACCTTGGTTTACAAATACGAGCTTGTTCgatttgtttcattaatttgTGTTTATTAAATTCCAGAGTATTATTGTCTTCTGCTAGATCACTGTTCAAATCTTCATACTCAATATATCGTTCAATTAAAGATGTATCTCTCTTGATGTGAAGATTACCCTTCGGTAGTATTGTATCTAATATCAGTTTCAATTCTTCGAACTGTCTTTCTAATAATGGTTTAATTGAATCTGGTAATGGTTCTGGTGAACTACCTGTAGATCTTGCAGAAGATGGaacaattttttccaaagCCAACATAAAATCGGTTGGAGTTACTTTTAAATCCTTTGGATCCACtagtaatttttcattacttCTATAAATTTGAGgaaattttctttgaatacAAAACAAAGCTGCCTCTGTGCACAAGGCTCTCAAATCTGCACCACCATAACCTTTAGTCAATGTAGCTAAGTTGTCTATAAAATCATCACTTAAAGGAGGATTCCATTTCTTGGTGtgtattttcaaaatcttaGAACGGGCCTTTTCATCAGGCAGTGGGAAATAAAACTCTCTATCAAATCTCCCAGGTCTTCTTAATGCTGGATCAACAGCATCTGGTCTATTAGTAGCACCAATGACGATAACTTGTCCTCTATTATCCATACCGTCCATAAGAGCCAATAAAGTAGATACAATACTCGCATgaatttgttcttgtttaGAGCTTCTTACTGGTGCTAACCCATCAATTTCGTCGAAAAAGATTATAGAAGGTTGATGCTTTTTCGCCTCTTCGAAAAGTAAACGTAATTGACGTTCTGCTTCACCAACCCATTTGGAGAGGATATCAGCTCCTTTACGCATAAAGAAAGTTATCTTTTGAGAATCTGAAGAACAGCTTGCTGCTAAGGCTCTTGCCATTAATGTTTTACCTGTACCAGGAGGACCATGGAATAAGACACCTCGTGGTGGAGTAATATTAAAAGTTTGATACAATTCGGGGTATAACAATGGTAATGCGACCATctctttcaattgatctATATAATTGTCTAGTCCACCAACGTCATCGAAGGAAATGTTCATATCGACACCCAATGGATCTAAATCTGCAATTTCTggcttcttctttctatttttctttctttcgATAGATTCTTTGGATTTAGCCTTTGGAGTGGCACCAAGGGGtaatatttcatcatcagatgAATCTGAATCTAATAGTAATTTGTTATTAGTGTTAGCACCAATATTAGCCGGATATAGATCCTGATTATAAAAGTTTGTATTCTTCCCGAATATGGTAGTGACATCATTACCACCGAATGGTCCACCTGTGGGGAATAATCGTCTTGTTGGTCCCATATTTTGAGTAGAGTTCCATCTCATTGTATTATTACGACCACGACGTGACGGTGATGGGTTTGAGAAAGCTAGAGCGTCATCCAAATAATCATTGCTAGGATTTGCTGCAGATAAAGGAGGTGGTATTCTATAATTTACAGGTTTCCTTCTTTCACGTAGAGATCTCTTTTCCTGGATAGGACTATCCTCTTGCAACTCTCTTATTTCATCAGCTAAAGTGATATTACCCTCTTGGCTTCCTTCTTCTgcgttattattattatcgttattattattatcattaacgTTATATGAAGAGCGTGTTCTACTTCTGAGAGACCTTAATTGACGAGGTGGTGTCGTTTCAGgtgttcttcttctttttgcTACTCTTGAAGAACGATGGTTAGCACGATAACTTATTTGttcatcgtcatcgtcatcgtcattGTCTTGAACAATGAATTGTTTATCTGCTCGTCTACGCCGATCTTTCAGTGGAACATCCTCTGTATATAtgtcgtcatcatcatcatcatcgagtatctcatcttcatctatTTCAGcgtcttcttcattaaagCTCTCATCGTCATCTTCTGGATCATGGTGATggttattattcattttccttttcttatTGCTACTGTTGCCATTACTATTATCGATCTCATTTCTTTCCCTATt includes the following:
- the YTA7 gene encoding chromatin segregase YTA7 (similar to Saccharomyces cerevisiae YTA7 (YGR270W); ancestral locus Anc_5.34); the protein is MTRNLRNRQNKQAAENNMNNGEQPIVSSESNTVVTDANGIVHTSHRSLRRINYAEIEKGFDFLEQDEDEMQDDIPHPNNKDTLIPIASNDDDDNRERNEIDNSNGNSSNKKRKMNNNHHHDPEDDDESFNEEDAEIDEDEILDDDDDDDIYTEDVPLKDRRRRADKQFIVQDNDDDDDDEQISYRANHRSSRVAKRRRTPETTPPRQLRSLRSRTRSSYNVNDNNNNDNNNNAEEGSQEGNITLADEIRELQEDSPIQEKRSLRERRKPVNYRIPPPLSAANPSNDYLDDALAFSNPSPSRRGRNNTMRWNSTQNMGPTRRLFPTGGPFGGNDVTTIFGKNTNFYNQDLYPANIGANTNNKLLLDSDSSDDEILPLGATPKAKSKESIERKKNRKKKPEIADLDPLGVDMNISFDDVGGLDNYIDQLKEMVALPLLYPELYQTFNITPPRGVLFHGPPGTGKTLMARALAASCSSDSQKITFFMRKGADILSKWVGEAERQLRLLFEEAKKHQPSIIFFDEIDGLAPVRSSKQEQIHASIVSTLLALMDGMDNRGQVIVIGATNRPDAVDPALRRPGRFDREFYFPLPDEKARSKILKIHTKKWNPPLSDDFIDNLATLTKGYGGADLRALCTEAALFCIQRKFPQIYRSNEKLLVDPKDLKVTPTDFMLALEKIVPSSARSTGSSPEPLPDSIKPLLERQFEELKLILDTILPKGNLHIKRDTSLIERYIEYEDLNSDLAEDNNTLEFNKHKLMKQIEQARICKPRLIITGPSGNGQQYISAAILNYLDKYNVQKLDLASLFSETTKSMEATVVQSFIEARKRQPSVILIPNIDIWLRTVPPSIISTLSSLLRSLQGSEKILLLAIGEDISSDQIASEPLSQLSLSRNIFYLKEPSTKQRTEYFNTIASLLKTKPTSFHQLQKRAKPLAKLPTVESQVSPENLDSNGNPLSKNDILRKKLRSFQHQDMKLKNILKIKLSGLMDLFKNRYKRFRKPPIDDALLIHLFEPQPIDDPNWQPAYVKDNDMILEVATGRRFFNMDLDIVEERLWNGYYSEPKQYLKDIELIYRDANTMGDRERIIKASEMFANAQMGIEDISTPDFIAECKATKLRDLERKELSQKDELLRLEKEKLAEQNLQDTNAAQATDEDIPHPADKAEIVELGVAAGTQLQLQIQEKKPHSNKIDELNPEEKDSVATQESGMVPDAIKDASTMIDNIPSQRTLAKDEKETEVIPTAERLVKTSEDLSEDNVENSVASKIDLDKDPLQRRTETSEEPLKETIVKHPDNVIVDERLLESIVDSLQKKTKHHAVSYLENIYSEVIELVWEDRYLWDKTETVQKIIQFIEN